The genomic window gcatagtttcctcatactcaattaagaggttgcgggttcgagtctcctatctttggtaaaaaaaaatgcaAGCCATGAAATAATGTCATTATGGACAGCAAAAATTCTGTCATCAGGTTCCCCTTCCAAAATGCCATGGTAACCTCCTTCATAAATCTTCATAATCTTATCCTTACTAGAAGCTTTCTCATAAAGAAATTGGCTGACCAATGGATCTGTCACCTTGTCTTCTGATCCATGAAGAATCAACAATGGAGCCGAAACCTTATGCAGTTGTGACTCAATATCCTGTGTGGCACTTAAGAGTTCCATGCCAGTTTTGAGTCTTGTTGGATCATCATAAGATAGAACATTGTAGTTGGCCTGtacaagaaacaattattagcagaTACATATTTTAAGGAATATAAGTTACTGAAGAATCATTTTATTTTGTAAGCATTGAAGAATTGAAGGGTTGATGACAGAGTTAACGAACCACTTTTCTCTTGCCTGGTTCTCTGAATGTCAATGCGGATAAATCTTTGTATGGGAACAGTTTTGCCTTTGGCATCACATAAGACAAAAGATCCAATGCCTTCAAAACTGCCTTAGATGGTAACATTTCTTCTGCAATCTTAACATCCAAACAACAGCACAAAATCACACTTGTATTCTGAtataaacaataataaaatcacCAAAGGCCATGCCTCTGATGAAAATAAATCCATTTTCATACAAATTGGTCTAGGAATCCTTCAAATGTTGAGTCGGACAAAGTTTATTGTAGGCACAGAATTTTGCAGTCCATTGAAAATATAAGATACAAAATATTAAACTATCAATAGTACTACAAAATAGAGTTCCAAAGGTATCATCAAACTTTGAAACTAATGAAGCTGGTTAACAATTAACTCAAGTGCTATATATACAGAGGGATGAGCTTACTTTACACATTGGTGCTACAAGGATTACCCCATCCCAATTATTTGGTTCCTTCAAATGAACTTTAAGGGCAATGGCTCCACCCATTGACTGCCCCAATAGAAATCCAGGCAACTCTCTAAGCTCAGGCTTTGCTGTCAATTGAAATACAAAGATATATCTGGTGACAACATTATGGCACTTTCTAAATTGAAATGATTAGATCAAAAGAACCAATTAAGAGTATGTCCAACCTTTAATTTTTGCGTATTGTTCTATAACATCATCAACCAGATCATCAAATTTTGGAATG from Arachis ipaensis cultivar K30076 chromosome B09, Araip1.1, whole genome shotgun sequence includes these protein-coding regions:
- the LOC107616176 gene encoding caffeoylshikimate esterase — protein: MEKACEFNYKIAPTISGDINSQLLTSHRGQLSSAMELPSLKLQSQRLFLSPRRSQSQRKKVVVVTAKRRSNIEGVSDELNAIASQNLDLAPSRRMVRAAFLPVHQHLDHYLFKAAPAGIRTQEWYETNSRGFEIFCYSWLVVVSLKVVLCFCHGYGSTCTFFFEGLAKRIAASGYAVYAMDYPGFGLSEGLHGYIPKFDDLVDDVIEQYAKIKAKPELRELPGFLLGQSMGGAIALKVHLKEPNNWDGVILVAPMCKIAEEMLPSKAVLKALDLLSYVMPKAKLFPYKDLSALTFREPGKRKVANYNVLSYDDPTRLKTGMELLSATQDIESQLHKVSAPLLILHGSEDKVTDPLVSQFLYEKASSKDKIMKIYEGGYHGILEGEPDDRIFAVHNDIISWLAFFFTKDRRLEPATS